The Marinobacter salsuginis genomic interval GTAGCTGCCCGCGGGCACCCGGATCCGGAATGGCACTTCGTCGGTTCCCTCGGGGAAAACCAGCTCGTCGTTCTCAACCCAGTTGCCGCCTTCCAACCGCTCGATAACGAACTCGGAATCAAGCCTCGCCGTAGAGTCTTCGGTATGGCTGAGTTTGGCAAAAATATCCCGGTCTCTGTCGCCGGAAAGCGTGGCAACATACTCGCGCACATCACCCACGTTCAGGGTATCCCTGCCCCCACCTTTTACCGTTTCGAGGGACAGGACAGGCTCGTTATCCTGAATCGAAAGATTGGTGACGACGCCACCGTTACCGCTTCCGAGGCCCGCCAGACCGGAGCGCACTTCTGTGAGAGCCAGCCTGAGGGATTCAACCGGCTCAGCAAAACTGTCCTCGACCACTTCCAGCGGCAGATAACACTCGGTAATACCGGGCTCAAGGGTGATGACACCCCGGGTATAGAAGCCCTGCTCATCGAGCTCATAGTCGATGTAGTCGAGTTCATTCTCACCGGTTTCGTCCAGCGGCACCGGACTGTTACTGCCCAATCCAACGATGTCCTTGCCCAGAATGGCATCACCAGCGTTGGAGGCACTGTAATCGCAATTCTGGTGTGGAGGCGAGAATCCGACGTCGCAGCTGGAGGCGTCATAATCGGACAGCAGCTCAAAGGCGACCGCAACCCGGGTAACCGACGGTTGATCGAGGATTACCTTGACGAAAACGCGGCGCGTCGGAAGTGTCAGATCTTTGGTGCCGGAGACCGAGCCGTCGTCGTTGTAGAGATTAATGGTAAAACTGTGCTCACCGCCGGTCTCCAGATCCGGCAAGGCGCATTGTTCGCGATTGCTTGCCGGAATCTTCGGGCTTTCGCCCTCCGTGAACGGCTCGGCATCCAGGGACATCACGTTGTATTTAACATCGATATCAAACGGTTGGGCGCCCGCCATGCGGCCATCGGTTGTTACCAGGTTGATATCTTCGGTTTTGCCCAGGTCTGCCTCTCCCCTGCTACCCCCTGTAAGCCCAGGAACGCCACGCATTATGATGCCCTGCCGGGCTTTGTTATTGGTGTCTTCGAGCGCCAGCCAGGACGGCGCGTTGGTCAGGGAATAGTCAAGGATGTCCTCGCCACCGTAAGCCCCGAAGTTGTAGGAGTACTCAACGCCGAGATAGGCAAACACCGGGGGCACGCCGAGAATGGTGGGCTGATCGGGATCTTTTTCCGTCTTGCAGCCAGCGAGCCCGAGCGAAAGCAGGGCCAGAAAGACAAGTTGGCGAACGGGATGAATGCGGGAGTAAAAATCGGCGCCCATGGAAAAATCCGTTTCAATCGTTGTTATTGTGGTAGCGACCGCCGGGTGAAGCAGAAACACCGGGCGGTTTACACACCGTTACAGAACAACGCCATGGTAGCCAATTTGTTACGCAGGGGATCTGCGCGAGTTCTCAGATTCGGTTAGCCCGCATCCACGCCATGCTCCTGCAGCAGAGCAACCAGGCCCGCCTCATCCAGGACAGGAACCTCCAACTGTTCGGCCTTCGCCAGCTTGGAACCCGCGGCCTCGCCCGCTACCACGCAGGCGGTCTTTTTGGAGACGCTTCCGGCCACCTTGGCTCCCAGAGACTCCAGCTTTTCTTTGGCTTCGTCGCGAGTCATTCCTGAGAGCGTGCCCGTCAGCACCCAAGTCTGGCCCTTCAGGGGCTTGTCCCCTTTCTGGATCTGCTCTTCCTGCCATTCCACGCCGGCGTCCCGCAGGGCATCCAGGGTTTCCCGGTTATGGGTCTGTTCGAAGAAGCTGCGGATATGACCAGCGACAATCGGCCCGACATCGGGAACTGACTGCAGGCTTTCTTCATCGGCGGCGGCAATGGCCTCGAGAGTCCCGAAGTGCGAAGCCAGGCCCTTGGCGGTGGCCTCCCCCACCTCGCGAATCCCAAGCGCGTATAGAAAACGCCATAGAACGGGTTTTCTGGCTTTATCGATGGCAGCGACCAGGTTGGCGGCCGACTTCTCCCCCATCCGCTCAAGTTTGACCAGATCATCGGTGGTCAGGTGATAAAGGTCGGCCACGGTTTTTACCATGCCCTGATCAACCATGATGTCGATCCATTTGTCACCCAGCCCTTCAATGTCCAGGGCTTTCCGGGAAGCATAGTGACGGATGGCTTCCTTGCGTTGGGCCGGACAGAACAGGCCGCCAGAGCATCGGGCTACCGCTTCCCCTTCAATCTGGATAACGTCGGAATCGCAGACCGGGCAATGGGCGGGCAATTCCACTTCCCTGGCGCCCGAGGGACGCTTTTCGGGAACCACCTTGACCACCTGAGGTATCACATCACCGGCGCGACGGATAAACACGGTATCGCCGATGCGAACATCGAGCCGGCGGATTTCGTCCATGTTGTGGAGAGTGGCGTTGCTGACGGTCACGCCACCGACAAACACAGGCTTGAGACGGGCCACCGGGGTAACGGCACCCGTTCGACCCACCTGGAACTCCACATCCTCAATAACGGTGAGCTCTTCCTGCGCCGGGAACTTGTGGGCGATCGCCCAGCGCGGCGCCCTGGAGACAAAACCCAGGGCATTTTGCTGGTCAAGGCGGTTCACCTTGAACACTATGCCGTCAATTTCATATGGGAGCGTGTCCCGCTTTGCCATTAGCTCGCTGTAGGCCTCAAGGCACTCCTCCACGCCTTTCGCCTTGCGCATCTCGGGATTGATCCGGAACCCCCAACTCTGAACGCGCTGGAGGCCATCCCACTGGGTATCGGGCAACAGGCTCTCGTCCGTCACGGCAACACTGTAGGCGCACATTTCCAGCGGACGCTTCGCCGTGACCGTGGACTTTTTCTGCCTGAGACTGCCAGCTGCTGCGTTGCGAGGATTAACGAAGGTTTTCTCTCCGCGCTCGGCCAGTCGACGGTTCAGTTGCTCGAAACCGTCCTTGGGCATGTAAACTTCGCCACGGATCTCTACAAGATCCGGCACATCTTCGCCCCGCAGCTTCAATGGCACCGAAGGAATCGTTCGGATATTGGCGGTGATGTCCTCTCCGGAGTAACCATCACCCCGGGTGGCGGCAGTGGTGAGGGCGCCATTCTCGTAGTGCAGACTGACCGCCAGCCCATCGAGTTTGGGTTCGCACACGTATTCCACATCTTCGCTGATGCCCAGCCGGTCCCTCACCCTCCGATCGAATTCCCGCAGTTCATCCTCATTGAAGGCGTTGTCGAGCGACAGCATGGGCAGCCGGTGAACCACCTCCTCAAAACTGGTTTCCGCGGCACTGCCAACTCGCCGGGTGGGCGAGGTATCTGAGGCCAGCTCCGGATAATCGGCTTCCAGGGTCTGCAGCTCACGGAACAGCCTGTCGTATTCCGCATCGGGAATACGGGGGTCGTCCAGCACGTAATACCGGTAGTTGTGATCATCAATAACCGAACGGAGTTCTTCTACACGCTGGGTAATATCGGGCGTGGCTTTGCTCATGGACTGGCACTCTCGTTTCTCAAAAAAATGCCCGGAGCGAACCGGGCATCGGGCCATCTGTTACCGCCTGGTTTCACACTTTCTGGGAACGTTGCTTACGCTCGAACTCGCGGATTCTCTGGCGGCAGTGCTCGATAGTTTGCGGGGTCATCACGCTTCGGCGCTCGTCTTTCAGTTCCCCGCCAAGGTTACGTACCACTGCCTGGGCGGTTTCGAGCATGAAGTCGAATGCCTGCAGCGCATTGGTGGGCCCCGGCATACTCATGAAAAAGCTGATCCCGGGCGTGGTGAGGGCCGGCATATCCCCGGGTTTGAATGTGCCGGGTTCCACGGCGTTGGCAACACTGAACTGCACAGGGCTGGTGGTATCGGATTCTTCATGGCGGTGGTATATGTCCATGTCTCCGTGCTCCAGACCGCACGCTTCGAACAGCTTCTTCAACGCCGGCCCCTTGAAGTCCTCGTCGCTCTTCGCCAACACGTTGATGACGATCACTTCCCTGGCCTCAGGGCGATTCGCGCCCGCCAGAGGTTGACCGGCCGACGGTCGGGAGGGCTCACGCCGCGCAGTGTCCTCTTCCACTTCGGTCGTGACCGTTGGCGGGACGGCTTCCGCCTCGTCTTCAATGGCGCCCCAGCCGGATTCGAGCTCGGTTTCCTCAGGCTCCTGACTGGAAAGTCCGAAATCGGGCTCCGACTCAACGGACTCTTCGTAGCGCTCAGCCGTCGGTTCGGTTTCCGTTTGTGGATCCGGTTCTGACGATTCGGGCTGCTCCGATTTGGCAGCGGCAGTGACAGGACGGGTCGGCTTGGGTTTCGGAGAACCGAATCGACTGGGCTTTTCGCGCTTCACATAGCCCCGTTCTTCGAGGGTATCGCGGGAAATGGTTCTTGCTCCGCCATTGGGCAACTCGGGGTTGTACTCTTCGTCGAGTGGCGAATCCTCCAGCTCGTCGGCGCCCATACCGGATGAAATCGCCATGGATTCCTTACGGGCGCGCCGCATCCGGCGCACGCCATCAATGACAATGCCGATTATAACCAGGGTACCGATGGCAATTAACCATTCCCTAAGTGACATAGTGCTGCTGTCCTGTTTGCAGATCCCGTAACGTTGCTACTCTAAGAAAAGCCCGTAATGAATACAACGCACACCCGGGCCAGATGGCGTTTTTGTCATGGTTGCCCGAATTCTGAACAGCCTCAAGCCTCCGCGAGGGCTGCGGCTTCGTCCACGTCCACCGACACCAGCCGCGAACATCCCGGTTCATGCATGGTGACCCCCATCAACTGATCCGCCATCTCCATCGCAATCTTGTTGTGGGTAATGTAGATGAACTGAACCTGCTTGGACATTTCTTTGACCATATTGGCATAGCGACCCACGTTGGCATCATCCAACGGTGCATCCACCTCATCCAGCATACAGAAGGGTGCCGGGTTCAGCTGGAAAATCGAGAACACCAAAGCGATCGCCGTGAGGGCCTTTTCGCCACCTGACAACAGATGGATGGTGCTGTTCTTCTTGCCAGGAGGCCGGGCCATGATCGCAACGCCGGTTTCCAGAAGATCCTCGCCGGTAAGCTCCAGATAGGCATTACCACCTCCAAACACCTTCGGGAAGAGCGCCTGGAGGCCACCGTTCACCTGATCGAAGGTTTCCTTGAAGCGTTGACGGGTCTCCCGGTCGATCTTCCGGATCGCATTGTCGAGTGTTTCCAGGGCTTCCATCAGATCTTCGTGCTGGGAATCCAGGTAGGTCTTGCGCTCGCTCTGTACCTGGTACTCCTCGATAGCCGCGAGGTTGATGGCGCCCAGCCGTTGTATCCGGTTGCCGATGCGCTCCAGCTCGTCAGCCCAATCTTTCTCATTCGCACCTTCAGGCAACTGCGAAAGAATGTCCTGGAGTTTTACGTCCAGCTCCTTGAGCTGCTCGATATGATTGCCAGAGCGGATTTCCAGGGCCTGGGATTCCATCTTCAGCTGTTCCAGCCTGGACCGGACTTCCTGGATGCGGTGATCGGTGCCGCTTCGGCCCTGCTCTTTCTCCCGGACCTCACGGTCGATCTCTTCCAGGGCGTCGCGCGCCGCGCCCAGCTTCTCCTCTTCCGCCAATCGGCGATCCAGCAGGCCTTCAAGCTGCATCTGCAGATCTTCAATGGGTTCCTCGGCGCTTTCCCGGGATTCCCTCAGAATCTCCAGTCGCTCATCGATACGCTCTTTCTGCAACTGCATCCGGTCAATTGTCTGCCTCAGACCGTCCCGCTGACTGTGCAGAGTCTGGAGCTGAAGCTGCAACTGATGCGCGTGGTCACGGTCGTGCCGGGCCTCTTGGCGCAGACGGTCGAGGTTCTCGCGCAGGCTGTCCCGCTGCTCGAGAAGCCGCTCTTTTTCTTCATCGCTGTCTTCACTGGACGCCAGCGCCAGCTGCCATTCTTCCCGAGCCTCCTGCAGGCTCTCTTTCTGGCCCTCCAGGTTTTCAGAGACATCCTCGATATCGTCCCGGATTCTCTGCAGACGGGCGTCAATCTGCTCGGCTCGGGCTCGGAGGCCGCTGACCCTGGACGACAGCGAGCTCAGCTCGCGGTCTGCCTCGCTCAAACGGGCCTGGGCCTCATCCCGGGCGGATTCGGAGCGCTCGGCGCGCTCGTGCAATTCGTCCAGTTTCTCGCTGGCCGCCTCCAGTGCTTCCTCAGCCTCTGTCAGTTGCGAAGCCAATTCGGTAACTTTCTTTTGTCGTTCAATCACCCCGACCTGGCCTGCGTCGGAGTCCGGCATCAATACCCAATCCCGGGACACCCAGACGCCTTCCGGGGTCATCAGGCTCTGCCCTTGCTGGAGGCCGGCTCGCATACCCATGGCATCGGAAACCGTTTCCACCGCGTCAATGCC includes:
- the ligA gene encoding NAD-dependent DNA ligase LigA, whose translation is MSKATPDITQRVEELRSVIDDHNYRYYVLDDPRIPDAEYDRLFRELQTLEADYPELASDTSPTRRVGSAAETSFEEVVHRLPMLSLDNAFNEDELREFDRRVRDRLGISEDVEYVCEPKLDGLAVSLHYENGALTTAATRGDGYSGEDITANIRTIPSVPLKLRGEDVPDLVEIRGEVYMPKDGFEQLNRRLAERGEKTFVNPRNAAAGSLRQKKSTVTAKRPLEMCAYSVAVTDESLLPDTQWDGLQRVQSWGFRINPEMRKAKGVEECLEAYSELMAKRDTLPYEIDGIVFKVNRLDQQNALGFVSRAPRWAIAHKFPAQEELTVIEDVEFQVGRTGAVTPVARLKPVFVGGVTVSNATLHNMDEIRRLDVRIGDTVFIRRAGDVIPQVVKVVPEKRPSGAREVELPAHCPVCDSDVIQIEGEAVARCSGGLFCPAQRKEAIRHYASRKALDIEGLGDKWIDIMVDQGMVKTVADLYHLTTDDLVKLERMGEKSAANLVAAIDKARKPVLWRFLYALGIREVGEATAKGLASHFGTLEAIAAADEESLQSVPDVGPIVAGHIRSFFEQTHNRETLDALRDAGVEWQEEQIQKGDKPLKGQTWVLTGTLSGMTRDEAKEKLESLGAKVAGSVSKKTACVVAGEAAGSKLAKAEQLEVPVLDEAGLVALLQEHGVDAG
- the zipA gene encoding cell division protein ZipA; this translates as MSLREWLIAIGTLVIIGIVIDGVRRMRRARKESMAISSGMGADELEDSPLDEEYNPELPNGGARTISRDTLEERGYVKREKPSRFGSPKPKPTRPVTAAAKSEQPESSEPDPQTETEPTAERYEESVESEPDFGLSSQEPEETELESGWGAIEDEAEAVPPTVTTEVEEDTARREPSRPSAGQPLAGANRPEAREVIVINVLAKSDEDFKGPALKKLFEACGLEHGDMDIYHRHEESDTTSPVQFSVANAVEPGTFKPGDMPALTTPGISFFMSMPGPTNALQAFDFMLETAQAVVRNLGGELKDERRSVMTPQTIEHCRQRIREFERKQRSQKV